A single window of Myxocyprinus asiaticus isolate MX2 ecotype Aquarium Trade chromosome 34, UBuf_Myxa_2, whole genome shotgun sequence DNA harbors:
- the LOC127424935 gene encoding zinc finger and BTB domain-containing protein 12-like — MDVVSFRLPGHGDTTLNNMNSLRSQQHFCDVTIVAGGRPMFRGHKVVLAACSAFLRDQFLLNPSSELQVSMLHSSTVVCELLQSCYTGILQFSAKEIVNYLTAASYLQMEHVVEKCRGALSQYMQPRSRSPMTVKTEDPQSMPVIVSGSSHSLGSMSPPSDTASLHPHSSGKELQATDVEHSNSQRRDASDLSMHHVRASEQSGHYEREDGTESDIFQVHISDEHQDLENTTGAEEDREAVVVLDDNCQDLDTGVEEPSMEGRMKGNSLRGAARMWRRRHGEHRGGRGRGFKNRKRYTLKDRKLLGNYQEAWRFPTPDEIMGNFGADFGADYLSNQHLADGSLHVEYRVGVGRGEEGGSNGGPTHFGVEGSGGEEGMGVGTPSNERGTADESVAVVGSTSCVTGAVVCEHCGLAFSSTQDLAVHSLATHRLYVCPCCGKNFSHSSNLNRHMVVHRGVAKLHCCPLCHKTFTQKSTLCDHMNLHSGERPHVCAYCHVSFAHKPALRRHLKEQHGRTTAQNYLEMQRNNEGMAGGVGGV, encoded by the exons ATGGATGTGGTGAGTTTCCGTTTGCCCGGGCATGGAGACACCACCCTGAATAACATGAACTCTCTGCGGTCACAGCAGCACTTCTGTGATGTCACCATTGTGGCGGGGGGCAGACCCATGTTCAGGGGTCATAAGGTTGTACTGGCTGCTTGCTCTGCGTTTCTTAGAGACCAGTTTCTCCTGAACCCTTCATCAGAGCTGCAG GTGTCAATGTTGCACAGCTCAACAGTTGTGTGTGAGCTCCTCCAGTCCTGTTACACAGGGATACTGCAGTTCAGTGCCAAAGAGATTGTGAATTACCTGACTGCTGCCAGCTACCTGCAGATGGAGCATGTGGTTGAGAAATGCAGAGGAGCCCTGAGCCAGTACATGCAACCCCGGAGTCGCAGCCCAATG ACTGTGAAAACAGAAGACCCTCAGTCCATGCCAGTGATTGTCAGTGGAAGTTCCCATTCATTGGGATCTATGTCGCCCCCTTCTGATACTGCATCACTGCACCCTCACAGCTCTGGAAAGGAGCTCCAAGCCACGGATGTTGAACACTCCAACAGTCAGCGCAGAGATGCCAGTGATTTGTCTATGCATCAT GTAAGAGCATCAGAACAGTCTGGCCACTATGAGAGAGAGGACGGCACTGAGAGTGACATTTTTCAAGTACACATTAGCGATGAACATCAAGACCTTGAGAACACCACTGGTGCTGAAGAGGACAGAGAAGCTGTTGTTGTATTAGACGACAACTGTCAGGACCTGGACACGGGTGTGGAGGAACCCAGTATGGAGGGTCGCATGAAAGGCAACAGCCTGAGAGGAGCAGCTCGCATGTGGAGGCGAAGACACGGTGAGCACAGGGGAGGCCGAGGAAGAGGCTTCAAAAACAGGAAGCGGTACACTTTAAAAGATCGCAAACTTCTGGGTAACTATCAGGAGGCTTGGCGCTTTCCGACCCCAGATGAGATAATGGGGAATTTTGGAGCTGACTTCGGTGCCGATTACCTGTCCAATCAGCATCTCGCAGATGGTTCCCTCCACGTCGAGTACAGGGTGGGTGTGGGACGAGGAGAAGAGGGTGGCTCTAATGGGGGTCCTACGCACTTTGGTGTAGAAGGTTCTGGAGGGGAGGAGGGAATGGGAGTTGGGACACCTTCGAATGAGCGCGGCACAGCTGATGAGTCAGTGGCGGTGGTGGGATCCACTTCCTGCGTAACGGGAGCGGTCGTATGTGAGCATTGCGGACTTGCGTTTTCTTCAACACAAGACTTAGCCGTGCATTCCCTGGCGACACACCGGCTATACGTGTGTCCGTGCTGCGGTAAGAACTTCAGCCACTCCAGTAACCTCAACCGCCACATGGTCGTTCACCGCGGAGTCGCCAAGCTCCACTGCTGCCCCCTGTGCCACAAGACCTTCACTCAGAAGTCAACACTGTGCGACCACATGAACCTCCACAGTGGTGAGCGTCCGCACGTGTGCGCGTACTGCCACGTGAGCTTCGCCCACAAGCCAGCCCTGCGTCGCCACCTGAAGGAGCAACACGGAAGGACCACCGCCCAAAACTACCTGGAGATGCAGCGGAATAATGAGGGAATGGCTGGAGGTGTTGGAGGAGTTTAA
- the LOC127425218 gene encoding phosphatidylinositol-3-phosphatase SAC1-A-like produces MATAYERFNLHATPEKFYIEACDDGANDVLVIDRVSTEITLAGIKDIPPSGVTRPICGIMGTIRLVAGMYLIVITRKRKVGDLFGHTVWKAVEFDVISYKKTILHLTEFQMQDNKTFLAMINSVLNTDGFYFSTDYDLTHTQQRLANTSPDFQEMSLLERADQRFMWNGNLLREIIAQPELHKFAFPVIHGFIVMKPCCINGKVFEWILISRRSCFRAGVRYYVRGIDSEGHAANFVETEQIVLYNNARASFVQTRGSMPFFWSQRPNLRYKPKPQISSEINHMDGFKRHFESQVLIYGKQVILNLVNQKGSELPLEQAFAKMVNGMENRPIKYIAFDFHRECSKMRWHRLQILVDAVSEMQDEFGYFMLSSDGKVLSEQSGTFRSNCMDCLDRTNVIQSLLARRSIQNQLQRMSVLHVGQRIEEQADFEKIYKNAWADNANACAKQYAGTGALKTDFTRTGQRTHWGLIMDGWNSVIRYYKNNFSDGFRQDSIDLFLGNYTVDETDGLTPLHVQKDWKFLLLPVVMVVAFSMCIICLLMAGDTWTETLAYVVFWGMASAVTAAIIVVNGREFVDAPKLVQKEKMD; encoded by the exons GTATTAAAGACATCCCCCCATCTGGCGTTACCAGGCCCATTTGTGGAATCATGGGAACTATTCGACTGGTGGCTG GGATGTACCTCATAGTCATTACCAGGAAGAGGAAGGTGGGCGACCTGTTTGGCCACACTGTGTGGAAAGCGGTGGAGTTTGATGTGATTTCTTATAAGAAGACCATTTTGCACCTCACAGAATTTCAG ATGCAagacaacaaaacatttctggccATGATCAACAGTGTCCTCAACACAGACGGCTTCTACTTCAGCACAGACTATGACCTCACGCACACCCAGCAGCGCCTGGCCAACACCAGCCCCGACTTCCAGGAGATGAGCCTGCTGGAGCGG GCAGACCAGAGGTTCATGTGGAATGGAAACCTTTTAAGAGAAATCATTGCACAGCCAGAG CTCCACAAGTTTGCTTTTCCTGTCATCCATGGAT TTATTGTGATGAAGCCGTGCTGCATTAATGGGAAGGTGTTTGAATGGATCCTCATCTCTAGACGGAGCTGCTTTAGAGCCGGGGTGCGATATTACGTCAGAG GCATTGACTCGGAGGGACATGCTGCTAACTTCGTTGAGACAGAACAGATAGTCCTGTACAATAATGCCAGGGCCTCCTTTGTGCAG ACGCGTGGCTCCATGCCCTTTTTCTGGTCTCAAAGACCCAACCTGAGGTACAAGCCCAAACCACAGATAAGCTCTGAAATCAATCAC ATGGACGGTTTCAAGAGGCATTTTGAGTCGCAAGTTCTCATTTATGGAAAGCAAGTGATTCTGAACTTG GTCAATCAGAAAGGATCTGAACTGCCCCTTGAACAGGCCTTTGCCAAAATGGTCAACGGCATGGAAAACAGACCGATCAA GTACATAGCCTTTGACTTCCACAGAGAATGTAGTAAGATGAGATGGCATCGCCTACAGATTCTGGTTGACGCAGTTTCTGAAATGCAAGATGAGTTTGG GTACTTCATGCTGAGCTCAGACGGGAAGGTGTTGTCTGAGCAGTCCGGAACATTCCGCAGTAACTGTATGGACTGCCTGGACCGCACCAACGTCATTCAGAGCCTGCTGGCCAGACGCTCAATACAGAACCAGCTACAG AGGATGAGTGTCCTCCATGTGGGCCAGAGGATCGAGGAACAAGCTGACTTTGAGAAGATTTATAAAAATG CATGGGCAGACAACGCCAATGCCTGTGCTAAACAGTATGCTGGAACTGGTGCTCTGAAAACTGACTTCACCAG AACCGGGCAGAGAACGCACTGGGGCTTGATAATGGATGGCTGGAACTCAGTGATCCGTTACTACAAGAACAATTTCTCAGACGGGTTCAGACAA GACTCCATTGATCTCTTCCTTGGAAACTACACAGTGGATGAAACTGATGGGCTCACACCTCTTCATGTGCAAAAGGACTGGAAGTTCCTATTG CTTCCTGTTGTCATGGTGGTGGCTTTCTCCATGTGCATCATCTGTCTCCTTATGGCTG GTGACACTTGGACAGAGACGCTGGCGTATGTGGTATTCTGGGGCATGGCCAGTGCTGTCACAGCTGCTATCATTGTGGTCAATGGACGAGAGTTTGTGGACGCACCCAAACTGGTCCAGAAAGAGAAGATGGATTGA